One Thermodesulfobacteriota bacterium DNA window includes the following coding sequences:
- the argC gene encoding N-acetyl-gamma-glutamyl-phosphate reductase: MKKKAAILGASGYTGGDLLRFLLMHPHVEIVYLTADKHSGRNISDVFPHLRGFLDLRLEPLDPSALPEDIDVVFLALPHGESARVVKELYKKDLKIIDLGADFRLSHVGYKEWYGEHPCPELIEEAAYGLPEINRGKVKKAKLIANPGCYPTSAILGLAPLLKEKLIEPDTIVVDSKSGVSGAGRSPSLDYHFCEVNEGVRAYKVGEHRHMPEIEEVLSIYSGNGVHVSFTPHLIPMDRGILSTIYVKLKKKRTTGQLISLYEEHYGGERFIRISPENVYPSTSQVRGSNFCDIGMRADEGKKTAVIVSVIDNLVKGASGAAVQNMNVMMGFEESAGLEVPPVFP; this comes from the coding sequence ATGAAAAAGAAAGCGGCGATACTGGGAGCGAGCGGCTACACGGGCGGCGACCTGCTCAGGTTCCTGCTCATGCACCCGCACGTGGAAATCGTTTATTTAACGGCTGATAAGCACTCAGGAAGGAATATTTCCGACGTATTTCCCCACCTTCGCGGGTTCCTCGACCTGAGACTCGAGCCCCTCGATCCAAGTGCGCTGCCGGAGGATATTGACGTCGTTTTTCTGGCCCTGCCCCACGGGGAATCAGCAAGAGTCGTCAAAGAACTCTATAAGAAGGACTTAAAAATTATAGACCTTGGGGCGGACTTCAGGCTGAGTCACGTAGGCTATAAGGAGTGGTACGGCGAGCACCCGTGCCCCGAGCTAATAGAGGAAGCCGCGTACGGGCTTCCCGAGATCAACAGAGGCAAGGTAAAGAAGGCTAAATTAATAGCGAATCCGGGGTGTTATCCCACTTCCGCCATACTGGGGCTTGCGCCGCTACTCAAAGAAAAACTGATCGAGCCCGATACGATCGTGGTCGATTCCAAGTCGGGCGTATCGGGAGCCGGAAGGTCGCCCTCGCTCGACTACCACTTCTGCGAAGTGAACGAAGGGGTCAGGGCGTACAAGGTCGGGGAGCACAGGCATATGCCCGAGATCGAGGAAGTGCTCTCGATTTATTCCGGAAACGGCGTGCACGTATCGTTTACCCCGCACCTCATACCGATGGACAGGGGCATACTCTCGACCATATACGTAAAATTGAAGAAGAAAAGGACTACCGGACAGCTCATAAGTCTCTACGAGGAGCATTACGGAGGGGAGAGGTTCATAAGGATATCACCCGAGAATGTCTATCCGTCAACGTCGCAGGTGAGAGGCTCCAATTTCTGCGATATAGGCATGAGGGCTGACGAGGGCAAAAAAACGGCGGTAATAGTCTCGGTCATAGACAATCTGGTCAAAGGCGCCTCCGGAGCAGCCGTTCAGA